In one Flavobacteriales bacterium genomic region, the following are encoded:
- a CDS encoding carboxypeptidase-like regulatory domain-containing protein, with product MDAVTREPLRGSTVEALDLKWGRRLEAAAGDSGRYALDLGRNGEWEVTYAAPGYASKRLRILLVGIPPEDWAGGFGMHVDMTMLPEAAGVDYALFDEPFGIARYNADSARLEWDMAHTERMRERQRQRLEAIMPTAR from the coding sequence ATGGATGCCGTCACGCGCGAACCCTTGCGCGGGAGCACCGTGGAGGCGCTCGACCTGAAGTGGGGCCGCCGGTTGGAGGCTGCCGCCGGAGACAGCGGCCGCTATGCGCTGGATCTCGGTCGCAACGGGGAATGGGAGGTCACCTACGCGGCGCCGGGCTATGCATCCAAGCGCCTGCGGATACTGCTGGTCGGCATCCCGCCGGAGGACTGGGCCGGTGGCTTCGGGATGCATGTGGACATGACGATGCTGCCCGAAGCGGCGGGCGTCGATTACGCGCTCTTCGATGAGCCCTTCGGCATCGCGCGCTACAACGCCGATTCCGCGCGCCTCGAATGGGATATGGCGCATACCGAGCGGATGCGCGAACGGCAGCGGCAGCGGCTGGAAGCGATAATGCCTACCGCTCGATGA
- a CDS encoding SprB repeat-containing protein — protein sequence MPVQRLRFAALLVTISAVAPASALTVVLLNLAHETCGGGNGSIEVYAIGGTPPYAYEWSNGATTAVATGLSSGTYTVTVTDASMEQATGNWTIGNATALSIQSAAQDGHGNCPGQCWGQVRIIEAGINGTPPYTYEPIGGFYGGIDAYGHPFFYFPNACSGGSEVQIQVTDANGCMGVGTAIVVEPQVGEGPMVVQSVQPVCAGSAVGTATITNIYNGISWWTAPNLILHNAQGEVVQIDYYAGNTSVFGGLLPGHYYVSRDWNPDVQYTAYLCNNLDTVGFDIVDLGPDCGAVQGRLFLDHDQDCAIDTGEPGVPYRVLEILPGPLYTITDAQGLYQRALPNGNYTLGVSGTDLYPLCPAVQPAPFAISFGNATLDLADSSLIGLDLEVMAFSGPARPGFTHTVWGTVRNLGGQQSGAITLTVQFDAQMSFSGAWPAPTSVAGSLVTWDLPLLGAFAEHAFSLQLQVPPDVGLLGLPFSHQVEAVQALTEAESSNNTASVAGVFQGAYDPNDKTAFTSSGWSGSLFYLGVDEWVDYRIRFQNTGTDTAFTVVVTDTIPAALDLTTFHQGVASHPFSVSMKPGRVLEWRFADILLPDSGTNEAASHGLVTFRIRPTLPLAPGTEWVNRADILFDFNPPIRTNDAVLLAESSTAVGDAGGEVLHAFPNPTDEVLFLARPVDCQGGTVRILGADGRWVAEQPFREAIGVADLVPGAYTVVLLGQDGGIHRARFVKR from the coding sequence ATGCCTGTACAACGCCTGCGATTCGCCGCACTGCTCGTTACCATCAGTGCGGTCGCCCCGGCGTCTGCGCTGACCGTGGTCCTCCTCAACCTGGCGCATGAGACCTGCGGGGGAGGCAACGGGTCGATCGAGGTTTACGCCATCGGGGGCACACCTCCCTATGCCTACGAATGGAGCAATGGCGCCACTACTGCGGTGGCCACCGGCCTCAGTTCTGGCACATACACCGTCACGGTCACGGATGCGTCCATGGAGCAGGCCACGGGGAATTGGACCATCGGCAATGCGACTGCACTAAGCATACAGAGTGCGGCGCAGGACGGCCACGGCAATTGCCCAGGGCAGTGCTGGGGCCAGGTGCGCATCATCGAAGCCGGCATCAACGGCACCCCGCCCTACACCTATGAGCCGATCGGCGGCTTCTACGGCGGCATCGACGCTTACGGCCATCCGTTCTTCTACTTCCCCAACGCCTGCTCCGGCGGTTCAGAGGTGCAGATCCAGGTGACCGATGCCAACGGCTGCATGGGTGTGGGCACAGCAATCGTGGTCGAGCCCCAGGTCGGTGAGGGGCCCATGGTCGTGCAATCCGTCCAGCCTGTCTGCGCGGGAAGTGCGGTCGGCACGGCAACCATCACCAATATCTACAATGGCATCAGCTGGTGGACAGCGCCGAATCTGATCCTGCACAACGCACAGGGCGAGGTGGTGCAGATCGACTACTACGCCGGGAATACCTCCGTTTTCGGAGGTCTGCTGCCCGGGCATTACTACGTATCGCGCGACTGGAACCCCGATGTCCAGTATACGGCCTACCTCTGCAACAATCTGGATACGGTGGGCTTCGACATCGTCGACCTCGGCCCGGACTGCGGCGCGGTGCAGGGCCGCTTGTTCCTGGACCACGACCAGGACTGCGCCATCGACACCGGCGAGCCGGGAGTGCCCTACCGCGTGCTGGAGATCCTGCCCGGCCCCCTTTATACGATCACCGACGCCCAAGGCCTTTACCAGAGGGCCCTGCCCAATGGCAACTACACCTTGGGGGTGAGCGGGACCGATCTCTATCCCCTATGCCCAGCGGTGCAGCCCGCGCCGTTCGCCATCAGCTTCGGCAATGCAACCCTGGATCTGGCGGATAGCAGCTTGATCGGCCTGGACCTGGAGGTGATGGCCTTCAGCGGACCGGCGCGGCCGGGCTTCACCCATACGGTGTGGGGAACCGTGCGCAACCTAGGCGGCCAGCAGAGCGGTGCGATCACGCTCACGGTGCAATTCGATGCCCAGATGAGCTTCAGCGGTGCTTGGCCGGCTCCGACTTCGGTGGCCGGCAGTCTCGTCACGTGGGATCTGCCCTTGCTCGGCGCCTTCGCGGAGCATGCATTCAGCCTCCAGCTGCAGGTGCCACCCGATGTGGGGCTGCTCGGCTTGCCCTTCTCCCATCAGGTGGAGGCCGTGCAGGCGCTGACCGAGGCGGAATCGTCGAACAACACTGCCTCCGTGGCGGGCGTATTCCAAGGGGCCTACGATCCCAATGACAAGACCGCATTCACCAGCAGCGGCTGGAGCGGGTCCCTCTTCTACCTCGGGGTGGACGAATGGGTCGACTACCGCATCCGCTTCCAGAACACCGGAACGGACACCGCCTTCACGGTGGTGGTGACGGATACCATCCCGGCAGCGCTCGACCTGACCACCTTCCACCAGGGAGTGGCATCGCACCCGTTCTCTGTCTCGATGAAGCCCGGGCGCGTGCTGGAATGGCGCTTCGCGGACATCCTATTGCCCGATAGCGGCACCAATGAGGCGGCCAGCCACGGGCTGGTCACGTTCCGCATCCGGCCGACCCTCCCGCTCGCGCCGGGCACCGAATGGGTGAATCGGGCCGATATCCTCTTCGACTTCAACCCACCGATCCGCACCAACGATGCCGTGCTCCTCGCAGAGTCGAGCACGGCCGTAGGCGATGCGGGAGGGGAGGTGCTGCATGCCTTTCCCAACCCGACGGATGAGGTCCTGTTCCTGGCCCGCCCCGTGGACTGCCAAGGAGGCACCGTCCGCATCCTCGGAGCCGATGGGCGATGGGTGGCGGAGCAGCCTTTCCGCGAGGCCATCGGGGTGGCGGACCTGGTGCCGGGCGCTTACACCGTGGTACTGCTCGGCCAGGATGGGGGCATCCATCGGGCCCGTTTCGTGAAGCGGTAG
- a CDS encoding OmpA family protein, with amino-acid sequence MLRSSSLAALALAAAPLHAQNLFERTVAHDTMPNLVPNPGFEEVVRTSCVWTTDPSKFAANVVGWSSPTQTTPDHFSTTLDPECWAHPRKHSEGKQGPHAGTGMVGVKIYGKGNTPTYWHEYVQAELKEPLQAGVRYIAECWALRAVKSNEASNNIGILLADAPVSTRDCLPLYMTPQVNEEKLVKGGWHKVRGVFEATGAERFVLIGNFYGDEATLHERQPNGERGGYYFIDDVSVRVAPPGTALTPKPKPSVPPPPRPVVPDHVSSTQVDIHQVEPAVGTRVRLDNVQFAFDRAELLPGYEKELDKLVDLMTDFPFLRVEIEGHTDDQGSDDYNLKLSDARAKAVVDYLLKKKVEKERLSWKGYGESRPLAPNDGEANRAINRRVEFRVIER; translated from the coding sequence ATGCTCCGTTCCAGCTCTTTGGCGGCGCTGGCACTCGCCGCCGCTCCGTTGCATGCCCAGAACCTCTTCGAGCGCACGGTGGCGCATGACACCATGCCCAACCTGGTGCCCAATCCCGGATTCGAAGAAGTGGTGCGCACCAGCTGCGTGTGGACCACCGACCCGTCGAAGTTCGCCGCCAACGTGGTGGGCTGGAGCTCCCCCACGCAGACCACGCCCGACCATTTCAGCACCACCCTCGACCCCGAGTGCTGGGCCCATCCGCGCAAGCACAGCGAAGGGAAGCAGGGGCCGCATGCCGGCACCGGCATGGTGGGCGTGAAGATCTACGGCAAGGGCAACACGCCTACCTATTGGCACGAGTACGTGCAGGCCGAGCTGAAGGAGCCGCTGCAGGCCGGCGTGCGCTACATCGCCGAGTGCTGGGCCCTGCGCGCCGTGAAGAGCAACGAGGCCAGCAACAACATCGGCATCCTCCTGGCCGATGCCCCGGTGAGCACGAGGGACTGCCTTCCGCTGTACATGACCCCGCAGGTGAACGAGGAGAAGCTGGTGAAGGGCGGCTGGCATAAGGTGCGCGGCGTATTCGAGGCCACGGGTGCCGAGCGCTTCGTGCTCATCGGCAACTTCTACGGCGACGAGGCCACGCTGCACGAGCGACAGCCCAATGGTGAGCGCGGCGGCTACTACTTCATCGATGACGTGAGCGTGCGTGTTGCCCCGCCAGGCACCGCGCTTACCCCGAAGCCCAAGCCCAGCGTGCCGCCCCCGCCGCGCCCCGTGGTGCCCGACCACGTCAGCAGCACGCAGGTCGACATCCACCAAGTGGAGCCGGCCGTGGGCACGCGCGTGCGACTTGACAACGTGCAGTTCGCCTTCGACAGGGCCGAGCTCCTGCCCGGCTACGAGAAGGAGCTGGACAAGCTGGTGGACCTGATGACCGACTTCCCCTTCCTGCGCGTAGAGATCGAAGGGCACACGGACGACCAGGGCAGCGACGACTACAACCTGAAGCTGAGCGATGCCCGCGCCAAGGCCGTGGTCGACTACCTGCTCAAGAAGAAGGTGGAGAAGGAGCGGCTGAGCTGGAAGGGCTACGGCGAGAGCCGGCCGCTGGCTCCCAACGATGGCGAAGCCAACCGCGCCATCAACCGCCGCGTCGAATTCAGGGTCATCGAGCGGTAG
- a CDS encoding flagellar motor protein MotB: MARTGITLLFIGASALLGTACVSKKKYLAIKGSNETLHNKLDECNRALDGCRGQAAVLEARLAEVENKNQHLKDQVAQLNGTNAALLNSVNQMATLSQKEAANLERSLEQIREQDLRIRTLQEALTKKDSVTLALVVSLKSSLGNLNDTDVVVNVEKSVVFISLSDKMLFRSGSTELSPRAREVLAKVATVLNDKPEMEVLVEGHTDNVPISRDCFRDNWDLSASRAVTITRVLQRDYNVDPARITAAGRSEYVPLAANDTAEGRSANRRIRIVILPKLDQFYGMIEDGLKKASLE, from the coding sequence ATGGCACGCACCGGAATCACCCTCCTGTTCATCGGAGCCTCGGCCCTTTTGGGCACCGCTTGCGTCTCCAAGAAGAAGTACCTCGCCATCAAGGGCAGCAACGAGACGCTCCACAACAAGCTTGATGAGTGCAACCGCGCGCTCGACGGCTGCCGCGGCCAAGCGGCGGTACTGGAGGCGAGATTGGCCGAAGTGGAGAACAAGAACCAGCACCTGAAGGACCAGGTGGCCCAGCTCAATGGCACCAACGCGGCGCTGCTGAACAGCGTCAACCAGATGGCCACCCTCTCGCAGAAAGAAGCCGCCAACCTGGAGCGCTCGCTCGAGCAGATCCGCGAGCAGGACCTGCGGATCCGCACCCTGCAGGAGGCGCTCACCAAGAAGGACTCCGTGACGCTGGCGCTGGTGGTGAGCCTCAAGAGTTCGCTCGGCAACCTCAACGACACGGACGTGGTGGTGAACGTGGAGAAGAGCGTGGTCTTCATCTCCCTCAGCGACAAGATGCTCTTCCGCAGCGGAAGCACGGAGCTCTCCCCCCGCGCCCGCGAGGTGCTCGCCAAGGTGGCCACGGTGCTCAACGACAAGCCGGAGATGGAGGTGCTCGTGGAGGGCCATACGGACAACGTGCCCATCAGCCGTGATTGCTTCCGTGACAACTGGGACCTCAGCGCTTCACGCGCGGTCACCATCACCCGCGTGCTCCAGCGCGACTACAATGTGGATCCGGCCCGTATCACCGCGGCAGGTCGCAGCGAGTATGTCCCGCTCGCTGCCAACGATACCGCTGAAGGCCGGTCGGCCAACCGCCGCATCCGCATCGTCATCCTGCCGAAGCTCGATCAGTTCTATGGCATGATCGAGGATGGCTTGAAGAAGGCGAGCCTGGAGTAG
- a CDS encoding metallophosphoesterase, with protein sequence MPMLRLLGLLWCAAGVAAAAQPIRRGPYLQAPSHNAVTILWRTAMAGTTRLWLGPHPDSLTLHTGQGSIVSNEHRVRLTGLQPATTYYYAVGNHQGMLAGGDAAHRFRTFPPAGSTDTVRVWALGDFGKGNPQQVAVKQAFEAHPDARRTDAWIWLGDNVYNEGLLSEYDEKVFALEGFSDIFSWLPFFPAPGNHDYVEVWRRSALLGIPYSNIPLDDHEGPYYDLFEMPGQGECGGFPSGHELFYSFDLGDAHFISLNSEVYDLLGTSDGIDAMVEWLQQDLAANSRRFTIAYLHQPPYSKGSHDSDNWAERVMIAMRERVIPVLEAFDVDLVLGGHSHVYERSHLIHGHYGPSSTFDPGAMLRDGSGGHPLSPYVKDTLAGTPDGTVYVVCGNGGASEGGSPLDHPVMAAADGGSGVCGSFLIELVGDRLTGTYLKGDGSVGDRFALRKGQPAVAMGEAGPKGVVGAYPNPAKDVLHVTYTGAGPPVQYRLLDETGRTVRSGRVTAPRITIDILDLAPGAYELMVEESTHREVRRIVVER encoded by the coding sequence ATGCCCATGCTGCGCCTGCTCGGCCTGCTCTGGTGCGCCGCCGGGGTGGCGGCAGCAGCCCAGCCCATCCGCCGCGGGCCTTACCTGCAGGCGCCTTCGCACAATGCCGTCACCATCCTGTGGCGCACCGCCATGGCCGGCACCACGCGCCTCTGGCTGGGGCCGCATCCCGACTCACTGACGCTTCATACCGGCCAGGGCAGCATCGTGAGCAACGAGCACCGCGTGCGCTTGACCGGTTTGCAACCCGCCACCACCTACTACTATGCGGTCGGCAACCATCAGGGCATGCTTGCCGGTGGTGATGCCGCCCATCGGTTCCGCACCTTCCCGCCCGCGGGCAGCACGGATACGGTTCGCGTGTGGGCGCTGGGGGATTTCGGCAAGGGCAACCCGCAGCAAGTGGCCGTAAAGCAGGCATTCGAGGCCCATCCGGACGCACGCCGCACCGATGCCTGGATATGGCTCGGCGACAACGTCTACAACGAAGGATTGCTGAGCGAGTACGATGAGAAGGTCTTCGCGCTGGAAGGCTTCAGCGACATCTTCTCCTGGCTGCCTTTCTTCCCTGCCCCCGGCAACCATGACTACGTGGAGGTCTGGCGACGCAGCGCGCTGCTGGGCATTCCCTATTCCAACATCCCGCTCGATGACCACGAGGGGCCCTACTACGACCTCTTCGAGATGCCGGGGCAGGGGGAGTGCGGCGGCTTCCCTTCAGGCCATGAGCTCTTCTATTCATTCGACCTCGGCGATGCCCATTTCATCTCGCTCAACTCCGAGGTCTACGACCTCCTGGGGACCTCCGACGGCATAGATGCCATGGTGGAATGGCTGCAGCAGGACCTTGCCGCCAATTCTCGGCGGTTCACCATCGCCTACCTCCATCAGCCGCCTTATTCAAAGGGCTCGCATGATTCGGACAATTGGGCGGAGCGCGTGATGATCGCCATGCGCGAGCGCGTGATCCCGGTGCTGGAGGCTTTCGACGTGGACCTCGTGCTCGGCGGCCACAGCCATGTGTACGAGCGCAGCCACCTCATCCATGGCCACTATGGGCCATCGTCCACCTTCGACCCGGGCGCCATGCTGCGCGATGGATCAGGAGGGCATCCCCTGTCACCATACGTGAAGGATACCCTGGCCGGAACACCCGATGGCACCGTTTACGTGGTGTGCGGAAACGGCGGTGCCAGCGAAGGCGGATCGCCGCTCGATCATCCCGTTATGGCTGCTGCCGATGGCGGCTCCGGGGTCTGCGGATCCTTCCTCATCGAGTTGGTCGGCGACCGGCTCACCGGGACCTACCTCAAGGGCGATGGCTCCGTGGGCGACCGGTTCGCGCTGCGCAAAGGTCAGCCTGCGGTGGCCATGGGCGAAGCGGGCCCGAAGGGGGTGGTGGGCGCTTATCCGAATCCCGCCAAGGATGTCCTGCACGTCACTTATACAGGTGCGGGACCACCGGTGCAGTACCGACTACTGGATGAGACGGGACGCACGGTGCGGAGCGGCAGGGTCACGGCTCCGCGCATCACCATTGACATCCTCGACCTGGCCCCCGGCGCCTATGAACTGATGGTGGAGGAATCCACCCATCGCGAAGTGCGGCGGATCGTGGTGGAGCGATGA
- a CDS encoding MATE family efflux transporter: MFAKRIKRTILEVLRGGEDLDFTAMGVKRAIALLSVPMVLEMAGEALFALVDVFFVSRVSMDAVATVGLTESVMTIIYSLAWGMGMGITAVVARRTGEKDAGGASRAALQGVILATAIGLAIAVPGMLFASNILRLMGADAAVVRTGSGYTAILFGSNVVILLLFSINAIFRGAGNALMALWSLWLANIVNCILDPLLIFGIGPLPEMGLTGAAVATSIGRGCGVLLQLWYLFRPAGRVSLRGVPLRVNLGVMANIIKVSFWGTVQFLIPSGSWMFLVRIVSSFGSPAVAGYTIAVRMIIFSLLPAWGMANAASTLVGQNLGARQPERAARSAWLCGHYNMAFMVSVAVFFWIAAPWLIAFFTTDAAVASFGIDALRIICLGYFFYGYGMVLAQAFNGAGDTLTPTWMNVICFWVLEIPLAWFLARYLGWGPNGVFASVAISESALALLSGYLFRMGRWKLVKV; this comes from the coding sequence ATGTTCGCCAAGCGCATCAAGCGGACCATCCTGGAGGTCCTCCGCGGTGGGGAGGACCTCGACTTCACCGCCATGGGCGTGAAGCGGGCCATTGCGCTGCTCAGCGTACCCATGGTGCTGGAGATGGCCGGCGAAGCGCTCTTCGCCCTGGTCGATGTGTTCTTCGTGAGCCGCGTGAGCATGGATGCCGTGGCCACCGTGGGCCTTACCGAGAGCGTGATGACCATCATCTACTCGCTCGCCTGGGGCATGGGCATGGGCATTACCGCGGTGGTGGCGCGCCGCACCGGCGAGAAGGATGCGGGGGGGGCATCGCGCGCAGCGTTGCAGGGCGTGATCCTCGCCACCGCCATTGGATTGGCCATCGCCGTGCCGGGCATGCTGTTCGCTTCCAACATCCTACGCCTCATGGGCGCCGATGCAGCGGTGGTCCGCACGGGGAGCGGCTATACCGCGATCCTGTTCGGCAGCAACGTGGTCATCCTGCTGCTCTTCAGCATCAACGCGATCTTCCGCGGAGCCGGCAACGCGCTCATGGCCCTGTGGTCGCTCTGGCTGGCCAACATCGTCAATTGCATCCTCGACCCGCTGCTGATCTTCGGCATCGGGCCTTTGCCCGAGATGGGGCTCACGGGCGCCGCGGTGGCGACTTCCATCGGGCGCGGCTGCGGGGTGCTGCTCCAGCTCTGGTACCTCTTCAGGCCGGCCGGCCGCGTGTCGCTGCGGGGCGTGCCGCTACGGGTCAACCTGGGCGTAATGGCGAACATCATCAAGGTTTCCTTCTGGGGCACCGTGCAGTTTCTCATCCCCAGCGGCAGCTGGATGTTCCTTGTCCGCATCGTATCGAGCTTCGGCAGCCCGGCCGTGGCGGGTTACACCATCGCGGTGCGGATGATCATCTTCAGCCTGCTGCCCGCGTGGGGCATGGCCAACGCCGCCAGCACGCTTGTGGGGCAGAACCTGGGTGCGCGCCAGCCCGAACGGGCAGCGCGCAGCGCCTGGCTCTGCGGCCATTACAATATGGCCTTCATGGTGTCGGTGGCGGTGTTCTTCTGGATCGCAGCGCCCTGGCTGATCGCATTCTTCACCACGGATGCCGCTGTTGCATCGTTCGGCATCGATGCGCTGCGGATCATCTGCCTGGGCTACTTCTTCTATGGCTACGGCATGGTGCTGGCCCAGGCCTTCAATGGTGCGGGCGATACGCTGACGCCCACCTGGATGAACGTGATCTGCTTCTGGGTGCTGGAGATCCCGCTGGCCTGGTTCCTCGCGCGGTACCTGGGTTGGGGGCCGAATGGCGTATTCGCCTCCGTGGCCATCAGCGAAAGCGCATTGGCCCTTCTGAGCGGCTACCTGTTCAGGATGGGCCGCTGGAAGCTGGTGAAGGTGTGA